One genomic window of Lytechinus variegatus isolate NC3 chromosome 1, Lvar_3.0, whole genome shotgun sequence includes the following:
- the LOC121406535 gene encoding uncharacterized protein LOC121406535, translating to MENAVEIKTSVTSIDDNVNEKSDDHINDVKDDHNDDEEEPIVLHDDDQCEAKDLGQSNNGFDDETDLVDEEENKSTKEDNTEEEETGSVTGQSRTEKGDNTPNSEIDSTCTLNPANVITTQPSSSAKDAGKTTAAAVSDIDVDIEESSKLEYELAIVPGACLSASAGVGSASKDLCDGFTNLECRYPNVGCELSCGCDDGLQLVTDCTMELCSANCILGCLGFSLGLALDTKATWNQDGVEFEVLGTGIETSQGRVFRVLGSGIGIIDSEKRETMKLKKKAKEARKAAEKEKDKTTELEKCDEDNTAEELKN from the exons ATGGAGAATGCCGTTGAAATCAAAACATCTGTGACCAGCATCGATGACAATGTCAATGAGAAATCAGACGATCACATCAATGATGTCAAAGACGATCACAATGACGATGAAGAAGAACCAATCGTGCTCCATGATGACGATCAATGTGAAGCTAAAGACCTCGGCCAGTCTAATAACGGTTTCGATGACGAGACCGATCTGGTTGATGAAGAGGAGAATAAAAGTACCAAAGAAGATAACACAGAGGAGGAGGAAACTGGGAGCGTGACCGGACAAAGTAGAACGGAGAAAGGAGACAATACGCCTAATTCAGAAATTgattctacatgtacactg AATCCAGCAAATGTTATCACAACTCAACCAAGCTCATCGGCCAAGGATGCCGGAAAGACCACAGCAGCAGCTGTAAGCGACATCGATGTCGACAtagaagaaagttcaaagctCGAATACGAATTGGCCATCGTCCCCGGGGCATGTCTATCCGCTTCGGCGGGGGTGGGGTCAGCTTCAAAGGACTTGTGTGACGGGTTTACCAATCTAGAATGCAGGTATCCAAACGTTGGCTGTGAGCTGTCCTGTGGATGTGACGATGGTTTGCAGCTCGTAACCGACTGCACGATGGAACTCTGCAGCGCAAATTGTATTCTCGGTTGCCTCGGTTTCTCGCTTGGCCTCGCCTTGGATACCAAGGCCACATGGAACCAAGATGGCGTCGAGTTTGAGGTCTTAGGGACTGGCATCGAGACATCACAGGGAAGGGTCTTTCGAGTGCTCGGATCAGGGATTGGTATCATTGACAGTGAAAAGAGAGAAACCATGAAATTGAAGAAGAAAGCGAAAGAAGCCAGGAAGGCAgcagagaaagaaaaggataaaACGACTGAACTCGAGAAATGTGACGAAGATAACACTGCTGAAGAACTTAAAAACTAA